acgctgtcaagcgccattcatataaaactcgcgggccgcactaacattaaactttcatattaaggtgggggctgcaaataacatcttgcgggccgcaattggtccgcaggccgcgtgtctgagacccctggtttagatgaaGTACAAATGAGGTTTACCTGCAAAGATCATTTTAGCTTTATTCTGAAACCTCACCTGAAACATGCTAACCTTTTTGTGAGTCGTGCGTatttaaaataccgtatttccttggattgccgcagggtatatagtatgtgcctgccttcaattactgccgggtcaaactcgcttcccaaaataattagcgcatgcttagtattaccgccaggtaaaacttgtgacgtcacgggtgacacttcccctgtcatcatttccaaaatggaggaggctgttttcaataccggtaatttgaaatcgcatgaagggaagaagattaaggtctattcagtaggatttaaggtccaagcttacatcacactcaaatttttactgcatacctttggtaagtgccggagtgtgaaaaggttttaaaataattagcgcatgcttacttttaccgcatgcctttggtaagcgcaggagtgagaagaggttttaaattaattagcgccccggcggcaattcaaggaaatacggtataagtagagtggaaaaacaagttgaattTATATGCCTAAtagtgtttcattgtatccattaaaccatatccagttGTATTTACAATCTGCAAAGAATGTGAAAATAGCGtccaaacatcacaaaatgccacaaattcaatCGGCCATTTTTAATATTCCGCTCCGAATATCTTCGACAATTTCCATAGATTCTACgtcactctgaccatattattagatcagtcatactagaaatatgcaaacattggaaagagatgtgctgtctatcatcgacaatccttatgtaagacaagctttttggcttttttatgcattgtaaatgttaaataaatagctaacaattaaGTCAAAAGATCAAGGGTCCTCTGTTGCGCTCGAtatactctctaaaaacatccagaaagcgtcaacaatactccatttacgtgtcatgacctgaaaattaaccaagtatgagtgatattgttattataagcgttaacgcagacggactattttagcgGCATATTGAAAGCAGTGAGCTAAGGCTATCTTAGATGTTGGCAGACTTCTGCTTCGTCTAGAACTTTCTAAAAGTAAATTCAAGATTATAATTTGTGCATCTCTCACCTTGCGGTAGACAAATGCGGCTGGCCATGGTCCACTGGCGAAAAAGACGCAAATTGCAGCaaattttttaaccctttgtgaagattgtgattgattcttcatTTAAACAGAATCATGTGAGCGTCCCGTCGGTTGAACTTCCAGCAAGAGtgtaaatattacagtaagtgttgtttttattataatGCTTTGAAATGGTTAGtgtgtatgtttagcacctaagAATACTGCTGATGCTatagtgtcacaataaagctacaCCTGTTCAGCACTCGGCTTTCAAAACTTATTGCTTATCCGGCATTTTACGCGGTaccttttagaggcggtatagtaccgaatatggtaTCGCAGTATACCATGTAACCCTATTTGTTATTGTGTACGATtgtctttgttttgctcaaacatccatccatcttcctccgcttatccgaggtcggggcgcgggggcagcagcctaagcagagaagcccagacttccctctctccacccacttcgtccagctcttcccgggggatcccgaggcgtttccaggccagccgggagacatagtcttcccaacatgtcctgggtcttctccgtggcctctaccggtcgaacgtgccctaaacacctccctagtgaggcgttcgggtggcatcctgaccagatgcccgaaccacttcatctggctcctctccatgtggaggagcagcggctttactttgagctctcccacccggcggaggaaactaaatTCGGCcacctgtacccgtgatcttgtcctttcggtcataacctaaagctcatgacaataggtgaggatgggaacgtagatcgactggtaaattgagagcttggccttccggctcagctccttctttgctcaaacaattgtatgtaacaaGACGTAATAAGGAAGTAGCTTAAATATTGTTTTGATATTGGTAAACTGCCAATAGCACTCAttataaatacattgaaaaatgtacaCTTAATACATGGATAAATGGTATTACTATTTTGATTTTTaccttatttatttgtatttatgttgtggtgCGGGCcaacataaaacacaaaggcTGTGTCGACGAAAATCGAGAAAGCGGGAACACTTCACAACTCAGATATATAATGGACTCTTACTAGAAAAATGTTTCTATATTTGTCATCAAAAGTTGCCATTATGTACTTATCATAGTGTTAACTCAAACAACTATCTGTAGCTAATCAAAGTGTCTTTTCCATGTCTAATCGACCTTAAATGCCATTGAACCATCAGGAAACATCAACAACTGCCATTCTAAACCAGGCCGGACCTCAGAGTCTTCGGTCCGAGGCTCACGCACGACGCCGGTTCCGGAAAAGTAAACACGCCACGCCTCCTGCCGCCCGGCGTCTGTGGCTTTGTAGCTTCTATCTTGGTCCAGAGTACACCGCAGCTGAAAGTAGCGGTCGAAGGCGTCGAGGACGGGATCCGAGTCCGCGCCGTCCTCTTTCAGCTTATAAGAGGCGATGACCCGGCAGGGGGCGGTGCCTGTCGTCTGGCGCTCCAGGAGGCCGGTTAGGAAGGCGGCCGTGTCGCACAAAAGAGCGGCGAGGTGTGCAGCGCGGGACTGCTCACCTGGGTGGCACCCACTGTGGCCGTCGCACGGGTAGTCCTCCAGTCGGTCCACGATGATCAGCGACGGATGAAAGGTGCTGCTGGACTCATGGAGGCCTGCGATCTGACGCCACAACTCCTCTGCCGTACTCGGATAGCAGAAAGTGATTTTCTTGCAAAGATAAAAAAACATATGAATTAGCACAGACAAATCTAAAAAGCAGTGTttggaaaattacttttaaaaatgaattatttaTAGTTACTCCTTACTTAGTcaaaaaaagaataatataatTTTTAACCTAACTTTGCTTTATCAATTTAATTAACTACAACAGgaagtggcaacactaaatggttcctagtgtgtgaatgtgtgtgtgaatgttgtctgtctatctgtgttggccctgtgttgaggtggcgact
The DNA window shown above is from Nerophis ophidion isolate RoL-2023_Sa linkage group LG23, RoL_Noph_v1.0, whole genome shotgun sequence and carries:
- the swsap1 gene encoding ATPase SWSAP1, which encodes MADVLTHMFANLSQADSKKDFVTPAPADCGVLVVGEQSLARSLLLLTAVTAASQAGMKVVFFAPQQIQSLPASLQTCVPSLSPDSLKKITFCYPSTAEELWRQIAGLHESSSTFHPSLIIVDRLEDYPCDGHSGCHPGEQSRAAHLAALLCDTAAFLTGLLERQTTGTAPCRVIASYKLKEDGADSDPVLDAFDRYFQLRCTLDQDRSYKATDAGRQEAWRVYFSGTGVVREPRTEDSEVRPGLEWQLLMFPDGSMAFKVD